The Chelatococcus sp. HY11 genome includes a window with the following:
- a CDS encoding helix-turn-helix transcriptional regulator yields MYGNPQRLDDSDVQSLRRDAGRWLKERREAVGLSQRELAALVGTQYYTFISQLELGRGRIPPDRYRAWSKALKIDLKLFVQTMLKFYDPVTYDILFEGEGA; encoded by the coding sequence ATGTATGGAAACCCACAAAGACTAGATGATTCGGACGTTCAGTCGCTCAGACGCGACGCCGGACGGTGGCTCAAGGAGCGACGTGAGGCCGTAGGCCTATCCCAGCGTGAGCTGGCGGCCCTCGTCGGCACACAGTATTATACTTTCATATCCCAGCTTGAGCTCGGTCGTGGTCGTATCCCTCCTGACCGGTACCGCGCTTGGTCGAAAGCGCTCAAGATAGACTTGAAGCTTTTTGTGCAGACCATGCTCAAGTTCTACGACCCCGTCACCTATGATATCCTCTTCGAGGGCGAAGGCGCTTAG
- a CDS encoding DUF4214 domain-containing protein yields the protein MALDPAVVAANYKAILRVTPTQSQVNALAGTYDTVQELQDILITAARGSVNPVVQLYQAVFGRVPDSAGLDFWVQSYTQANVGGKLTLGNLSTAFAVSQEFQDQYDSLPDAAVVAKMYVNVLGREGEPAGVQFWTAALGQWTQEVGREEALARLVLSFSQSPEFTSASQEYIAGFLEAAADGQPVYTGTLFNPDFLPPEPQPEPEVIALTSGVDILNIHDGDVVRGGTGTLTAGDIITGHSGTVELEFTSGGYDGQTITNVDLIKVGTSDAAGTGPVTVDTRRWTDIDAIALDTLRVDTALNNLQSSDTVYSIDDDVTSNGTLTTTLDFDKQAVGADKTVKLGLKEVTGNVKLTADVGAVIGTVALTINDTAGFESNLASLHSQGTTKLTIDGGTAGLNFGIKGALDAGLTSIDASAAKSNLSLNISDSTTDINVKLGSGNDKLYTGDTLSNGDVFDGNGGNDTLYATFTTGGTRAPTSTEIETFDLTFKANATLNFAKVDDVKTVNVNESDNRISLINMDSTVANLNVFGTQADAYHNIEYAPGVSDSNLKVTWTNNKANDEAGALGVKRAGEFHFESKGQFDTYFTNKGPDLSGDAWQFDISDASHPVTRVLEVVNSGKGDLVLGNKGAYPSFNYSGDYYYYMGGFNDIGGTNAVTDMSFQTKDTGDILLRDIRNVDALERFDAHATASGDIFINSVGLGLALGFNNPAPFDAARYLDEVHLSSAQGSTTNVNIINALGDLTSPVLSNGATISEITLDAQNDSETNLWYLGAGDVEKTTITVANGASVGVNTWILANNISQGSSLGTLTASGAGVLEEGDFQSSYQGGGGHWFTFANQAIKTQNYSGLTYDTVHVDFENDTVGVNFTGTNNDLTEYSQNVDKSFVSYGDVGNNGGQNNFYNLNNENQSGFGANDGFVGKVTGDWIKAGDGNDVIKALGGNDFIYGGIGKNTIDAGTGNDVVVTATKGSNTITLGGGDDYVIFNNAGQSNVGGKTVSNNIVTDFNYDGNDKIVIDISGINSQLSGGGELVNTRGFDIVAANESYLQADFLTLDNVLSNLGSLVSTPSFIDVTGTFANHNAVASALNIGSMQAIIAGTGADVNDAFLIGWRDTDGDFHVSLAKIATESAGPVQAFNFNIVDVVELTGVSGISQDDLLFTA from the coding sequence ATGGCTCTTGATCCCGCAGTCGTTGCTGCAAACTACAAAGCAATCCTTCGCGTTACGCCGACCCAATCCCAAGTGAATGCCCTTGCCGGTACTTACGATACTGTGCAGGAGCTTCAGGATATTCTGATCACCGCCGCTCGCGGCAGCGTTAACCCTGTCGTCCAGCTTTACCAGGCTGTCTTCGGTCGCGTGCCGGACAGCGCCGGTCTTGACTTCTGGGTCCAGAGCTACACGCAGGCCAATGTCGGCGGTAAGCTGACGCTCGGCAATCTGTCGACTGCTTTCGCGGTCAGCCAGGAGTTCCAGGACCAGTACGACTCGCTTCCCGACGCAGCTGTCGTCGCGAAGATGTATGTCAACGTGCTCGGCCGCGAGGGTGAGCCGGCTGGCGTTCAGTTCTGGACCGCGGCTCTCGGCCAGTGGACCCAGGAAGTCGGCCGTGAGGAAGCTCTCGCCCGCCTCGTCCTGTCGTTCTCGCAGTCGCCGGAGTTCACCTCCGCGTCGCAGGAATACATCGCCGGCTTCCTCGAAGCCGCCGCCGATGGCCAGCCTGTTTACACCGGCACGCTGTTCAACCCGGACTTCCTGCCGCCTGAGCCGCAGCCTGAGCCGGAAGTCATCGCGCTGACCTCGGGCGTCGACATCCTCAACATCCATGACGGCGACGTCGTTCGTGGTGGCACGGGCACGCTGACCGCCGGCGACATCATCACCGGCCATTCCGGCACGGTCGAGCTCGAGTTCACGTCGGGTGGCTATGATGGCCAGACGATCACGAATGTCGATCTCATCAAGGTTGGCACCAGCGATGCCGCCGGCACGGGCCCCGTCACGGTCGACACCCGCCGCTGGACCGACATCGACGCGATCGCGCTTGACACGCTGCGTGTCGACACCGCGCTCAACAACCTGCAGAGCTCGGACACCGTCTACAGCATCGACGACGATGTCACCTCGAATGGCACGCTGACCACCACGCTCGACTTCGACAAGCAGGCTGTCGGCGCCGACAAGACGGTGAAGCTCGGCCTCAAGGAAGTCACCGGCAACGTCAAGCTGACGGCTGACGTCGGCGCCGTGATCGGCACGGTCGCCCTCACGATCAACGACACCGCCGGCTTCGAGTCCAACCTGGCCTCGCTGCACAGCCAGGGCACCACCAAGCTGACCATCGACGGTGGCACGGCTGGCCTCAACTTCGGCATCAAGGGCGCTCTCGACGCTGGCCTCACCAGCATCGACGCTTCGGCTGCCAAGTCGAACCTGTCGCTGAACATCTCCGACTCGACCACTGACATCAATGTCAAGCTCGGCTCGGGCAACGACAAGCTGTACACCGGCGACACGCTCTCCAACGGCGACGTGTTCGATGGCAACGGCGGCAACGACACGCTCTATGCGACCTTCACCACGGGTGGCACGCGCGCGCCGACGAGCACCGAGATCGAGACCTTCGACCTCACCTTCAAGGCCAATGCGACCCTGAACTTCGCCAAGGTCGATGACGTCAAGACCGTGAACGTCAACGAGAGCGACAACCGCATCTCGCTGATCAACATGGACTCGACCGTCGCGAACCTGAACGTGTTCGGCACGCAGGCCGATGCCTACCACAACATCGAGTACGCTCCCGGTGTCTCCGACAGCAACCTGAAGGTCACCTGGACCAACAACAAGGCCAATGACGAGGCGGGTGCTCTCGGCGTGAAGCGCGCTGGCGAGTTCCACTTCGAGTCGAAGGGCCAGTTCGACACCTACTTCACCAACAAGGGTCCGGATCTCTCCGGCGATGCCTGGCAGTTCGATATCTCGGATGCCTCGCACCCGGTGACCCGCGTTCTCGAAGTGGTGAACAGCGGCAAGGGCGATCTCGTTCTTGGCAACAAGGGTGCTTACCCGTCGTTCAATTATAGCGGCGACTACTACTACTATATGGGCGGCTTCAACGATATCGGCGGCACCAATGCGGTCACCGACATGTCCTTCCAGACCAAGGACACCGGCGACATCCTGCTGCGCGATATCCGCAACGTCGACGCGCTGGAGCGTTTCGACGCCCATGCGACGGCGAGCGGCGACATCTTCATCAACTCGGTCGGCCTCGGCCTTGCTCTGGGCTTCAACAACCCGGCGCCGTTCGACGCAGCCCGTTACCTCGATGAAGTCCACCTGTCGTCGGCGCAGGGCTCCACCACCAATGTCAATATCATCAACGCCCTTGGTGATCTGACGAGCCCGGTTCTCTCGAACGGCGCCACGATCTCCGAGATCACCCTGGACGCCCAGAACGACTCCGAGACCAACCTCTGGTACCTCGGTGCCGGCGATGTCGAGAAGACCACGATCACGGTCGCCAACGGCGCCTCGGTCGGCGTCAACACCTGGATCCTCGCCAACAACATCTCGCAGGGCTCCAGCCTCGGCACGCTGACCGCGTCCGGCGCCGGCGTCCTCGAGGAAGGCGATTTCCAGAGCAGCTACCAAGGCGGCGGTGGTCACTGGTTCACGTTTGCCAACCAGGCGATCAAGACCCAGAACTACTCCGGCCTGACCTATGACACCGTCCATGTCGACTTCGAGAACGACACGGTAGGCGTGAACTTTACCGGCACGAATAATGATCTCACCGAGTACAGCCAGAACGTAGACAAGAGCTTTGTGAGCTACGGCGATGTCGGCAATAACGGTGGTCAGAACAATTTCTACAACCTGAACAACGAGAATCAGTCTGGCTTCGGTGCTAACGACGGCTTCGTAGGCAAGGTGACCGGTGACTGGATCAAGGCTGGTGACGGCAACGACGTCATCAAGGCTCTTGGCGGTAACGACTTCATCTACGGCGGCATCGGCAAGAACACCATCGATGCCGGCACGGGTAACGACGTCGTGGTGACCGCCACGAAGGGCTCGAACACCATCACGCTCGGCGGGGGTGACGACTATGTCATCTTCAACAATGCCGGTCAGTCGAATGTCGGTGGCAAGACGGTGTCCAATAACATCGTTACCGACTTCAACTACGACGGTAACGACAAGATCGTCATCGACATCAGCGGCATCAACAGCCAGCTGTCCGGCGGTGGTGAGCTCGTCAACACCCGTGGCTTCGACATCGTGGCGGCAAATGAGTCCTACCTCCAGGCCGACTTCCTGACGCTGGACAATGTGCTCAGCAACCTCGGCAGCCTCGTGTCCACGCCTTCCTTCATCGATGTGACCGGCACCTTCGCCAATCACAACGCGGTTGCGTCGGCTCTGAACATCGGCAGCATGCAGGCGATCATCGCCGGTACGGGTGCGGATGTGAATGATGCCTTCCTGATCGGCTGGCGCGACACGGATGGTGACTTCCACGTCTCCTTGGCCAAGATTGCCACTGAGTCGGCAGGCCCCGTTCAGGCCTTCAACTTCAACATCGTTGATGTTGTCGAACTGACCGGCGTCTCGGGCATCTCCCAGGACGACCTGCTCTTCACGGCGTAA
- a CDS encoding helix-turn-helix domain-containing protein, which translates to MKAQPITLSEAARLELEDWMQTATPDEQVRAQCILLAADGARNNAISEAVNLSQQAVGKWRKRYADMGLEGIKEPRRGRPPKFDADTVEQVVNLRFAHRGPDEPATSWSIRKLARNSGMSFRTVQKIVKAAAPQRPNS; encoded by the coding sequence ATGAAAGCGCAGCCGATCACGCTGTCTGAAGCCGCCCGCCTGGAACTCGAAGACTGGATGCAGACCGCCACGCCTGACGAGCAGGTGAGGGCGCAGTGCATTCTCCTCGCGGCCGACGGCGCCCGTAACAATGCCATCAGCGAAGCCGTCAATCTCTCCCAGCAGGCCGTTGGGAAGTGGCGCAAGCGCTATGCGGACATGGGACTTGAGGGGATAAAGGAACCTCGCCGCGGCCGCCCGCCGAAGTTCGACGCGGACACGGTGGAGCAGGTTGTCAATTTACGCTTCGCGCATCGCGGCCCCGACGAGCCCGCGACGAGCTGGTCCATCCGGAAGCTGGCGCGCAACTCCGGCATGTCCTTCCGGACAGTGCAGAAGATCGTCAAGGCGGCCGCCCCTCAGCGCCCGAATTCGTGA
- a CDS encoding LysR family transcriptional regulator, with translation MRYTFGQAEAFYWVARLGGFRAAAAHLNLSQPTVSLRVKELERILGGDLFDRSLYRPVPTSLGASIYGDVERMLAHAELVQRRSREDMPGHGLLRIGAADSFAARILPDLLAALAARHPSLQVDVTVDFSTRLEQLLLDRAIDIAFLSQPRAHEKIVITPLWQIDLVWVIGRNLPFDGGVATPEKLVGLPIFTNSPPSGLFTTIQMWFGTRGLKPLRLNTCNPLTVIARLANAGTGAALLPREILGFSGEGLDLRVLEADPPVAGHHLCAMWWESETAGEYAYLADMARQIATRR, from the coding sequence ATGCGCTACACCTTCGGTCAGGCCGAAGCCTTCTACTGGGTCGCCCGTCTCGGCGGTTTCCGGGCTGCGGCCGCGCATCTCAACCTCTCCCAGCCGACGGTCAGCCTGCGCGTGAAGGAGCTCGAGCGCATACTTGGCGGCGACCTTTTTGACCGCTCCCTGTATCGCCCAGTGCCGACTTCGCTCGGCGCGAGCATCTACGGCGACGTGGAGCGCATGCTCGCCCACGCCGAGCTGGTGCAGCGCCGCTCGCGTGAGGACATGCCGGGCCACGGGCTCCTGCGCATCGGCGCGGCCGATTCCTTCGCCGCGCGCATCCTGCCGGATCTCCTGGCCGCACTTGCCGCCAGGCACCCAAGCCTGCAGGTGGACGTCACGGTCGATTTCAGCACCCGGCTGGAGCAGTTGCTGCTCGACCGGGCCATCGACATCGCCTTCCTGTCGCAGCCGCGCGCCCACGAGAAGATCGTGATTACGCCGCTGTGGCAGATCGATCTTGTCTGGGTTATCGGGCGCAACCTCCCTTTCGACGGCGGCGTGGCCACGCCTGAGAAGCTCGTCGGCCTCCCCATCTTCACCAACAGCCCGCCTTCCGGCCTGTTCACGACCATTCAGATGTGGTTCGGCACCCGTGGCCTGAAGCCCTTGAGGCTCAACACATGCAATCCGCTCACGGTGATCGCGCGGCTGGCAAACGCCGGCACGGGCGCGGCGCTGCTGCCGCGCGAGATTCTCGGCTTCTCAGGAGAAGGGCTGGATCTCAGGGTACTGGAGGCGGACCCGCCCGTTGCGGGCCATCACCTCTGTGCCATGTGGTGGGAATCGGAGACGGCGGGTGAATATGCCTATCTGGCCGACATGGCCCGGCAGATCGCCACACGTCGATAG
- a CDS encoding ABC transporter substrate-binding protein, translated as MDRFQTDRRRLLAGGAAGALASFLPASLLHAQPNEGKTLTIVLPSNPITMDPINQLNHDAMVLGQTVFENLVEYDVDGVLKPQLAKALPTISADKKTYVFELRDDVMFQNGKKMTAEDVKYSFDYLLDPENKAARRSLFTRIAKVTALAPDKVQFDLSEPYGPWLYFLTKYMGIFPAGSRKEHGDDYFKSRPAGVGTGFGIFEEWKPNDYISFKKNPNYWRKGLPHWDRLVVKMIPEDATRVAYLLTGQVDIISAPPPREFNKLKDMPGVTGASRPTLGGALLMFTNNLKPPLDDVNFRKAISAALDRKVIGDKVYYGLLDPTSVPAPPRGWWYNAEADKELGFNLDRAKEFLAKSKYPTGAEVDLSIQAEPYLLDTKDAAIFVQSQLAKIGIKVNLKVYEFSVLIQQIARGEHQMALQVFMSPGEASYIVQVTLTPGQVLSKSTGYDNPELTGLLSAAFAETDQAKLKDIYGKIQSIVARDAPIGVLGYVHASNLWRDRVKDFKVNQGLTMYVGETKV; from the coding sequence ATGGATCGTTTTCAGACAGACCGTCGCCGCTTGCTCGCCGGTGGTGCGGCTGGCGCTTTGGCATCCTTCCTTCCGGCCAGTCTGCTCCATGCGCAGCCCAACGAGGGCAAGACGCTGACGATCGTGCTGCCGAGCAATCCGATCACCATGGATCCGATCAACCAGCTCAATCATGACGCGATGGTTCTCGGCCAGACCGTGTTCGAGAACCTCGTCGAATATGACGTCGATGGGGTTTTGAAGCCGCAGCTCGCGAAGGCCCTGCCGACGATTTCCGCGGACAAGAAGACCTATGTCTTTGAACTGCGCGATGACGTCATGTTCCAGAACGGCAAGAAGATGACCGCCGAGGACGTGAAATACAGCTTCGACTATCTGCTCGATCCCGAGAACAAGGCGGCGCGGCGCTCCCTCTTCACGCGTATCGCAAAGGTGACCGCGCTTGCGCCGGACAAGGTGCAGTTCGATCTCAGCGAGCCGTATGGACCTTGGCTCTACTTCCTGACGAAGTATATGGGCATCTTCCCGGCCGGGTCGCGCAAGGAACATGGCGACGACTACTTCAAATCCAGGCCCGCGGGCGTCGGGACGGGGTTCGGCATCTTCGAGGAGTGGAAGCCGAACGACTACATCAGCTTCAAGAAAAACCCGAATTACTGGCGCAAGGGCTTGCCACATTGGGACAGGCTCGTCGTCAAGATGATCCCGGAGGACGCGACGCGTGTCGCCTACCTGCTCACGGGGCAGGTGGATATCATCAGCGCGCCACCGCCACGGGAGTTCAACAAACTCAAGGACATGCCGGGCGTCACGGGCGCCTCGCGACCCACGCTGGGCGGTGCCCTCCTGATGTTCACGAACAACCTCAAGCCCCCGCTGGACGATGTGAATTTCCGCAAGGCGATCTCAGCGGCTCTGGATCGCAAGGTCATCGGCGACAAGGTCTACTATGGGCTCCTTGATCCGACCTCCGTGCCGGCGCCGCCGCGCGGCTGGTGGTACAACGCGGAAGCGGACAAGGAACTCGGCTTCAACCTCGACCGCGCCAAGGAATTCCTCGCGAAGTCAAAGTATCCGACCGGCGCCGAGGTCGACCTCAGCATCCAGGCCGAGCCTTACCTGCTCGACACGAAGGATGCGGCGATCTTCGTGCAGTCGCAGCTCGCCAAGATCGGCATCAAGGTCAACCTCAAGGTCTATGAATTCTCGGTGCTCATCCAGCAGATCGCGCGTGGTGAACATCAGATGGCGCTGCAGGTCTTCATGTCGCCGGGCGAGGCGAGCTATATCGTGCAGGTGACCCTGACGCCCGGGCAAGTGCTGTCGAAGAGCACAGGCTACGACAATCCGGAGCTGACCGGCTTGCTGTCGGCGGCATTCGCCGAGACCGATCAGGCCAAGCTGAAGGATATCTATGGGAAGATCCAGTCTATCGTCGCGCGCGACGCGCCAATCGGCGTGCTCGGCTACGTGCACGCCTCGAACCTCTGGCGCGACCGCGTGAAAGACTTCAAGGTCAACCAGGGTTTGACGATGTATGTCGGCGAGACCAAGGTATAG
- a CDS encoding ABC transporter permease, translated as MFRLIAGRIVSSIGTLLFVGLALFLLTRSGPGSPARVVLGTDATAQQIAEFEQSHGLDRPVLVQYGDWLADVVTRGDFGKSFVTGRDVAGEIMASLPVTLSIVLFAFFIAMVFGLAIGIAAALRPGGVFDRLARLGAVVGLSIPAFWLGIILIRFIAVDLRLLPPGGYAPPSAGLVAHLKTILMPAVSLAVYYIAVLARMTQASLQEALRGDYVRTARAMGLPSWKVVAYALVNALPPVINLAALSFGYMFGWALIIEQVFNIPGLSRALLNAISQRDFLLLQGIVFLFTVIFVMANLAADLVNRTLDPRQRSAA; from the coding sequence ATGTTTCGCCTCATCGCCGGCCGGATCGTCTCTTCCATTGGCACGTTGCTGTTCGTTGGGCTGGCGTTGTTTCTCCTGACGCGATCCGGACCGGGTTCGCCCGCCCGGGTCGTGCTGGGGACTGACGCCACGGCGCAGCAAATAGCCGAGTTCGAGCAGAGCCATGGCCTTGATAGGCCGGTCCTCGTTCAGTATGGCGACTGGCTTGCCGATGTCGTCACGCGTGGAGACTTCGGAAAATCATTCGTAACGGGGCGGGATGTGGCCGGGGAAATCATGGCGTCTCTCCCTGTGACCTTATCAATTGTTCTGTTTGCCTTCTTCATCGCAATGGTCTTCGGCCTTGCCATTGGCATCGCGGCCGCCTTGAGACCGGGGGGCGTGTTCGACAGGCTGGCGCGGCTGGGGGCCGTCGTCGGCCTGTCGATACCGGCCTTCTGGCTGGGGATCATCCTCATCCGCTTTATCGCGGTGGATCTGCGCCTGCTGCCTCCCGGTGGCTATGCGCCGCCCTCGGCAGGTCTCGTGGCGCACCTCAAGACCATCCTGATGCCCGCCGTCTCGCTGGCAGTCTATTATATCGCTGTTCTCGCGCGCATGACGCAGGCGAGCCTGCAGGAGGCGCTGCGGGGAGACTATGTGCGCACGGCGCGCGCCATGGGCCTGCCATCCTGGAAGGTCGTCGCCTATGCGCTGGTCAATGCGCTGCCGCCGGTCATCAATCTGGCGGCCCTTTCCTTCGGCTACATGTTCGGCTGGGCTTTGATCATCGAACAGGTGTTCAACATCCCGGGCCTGTCGCGGGCGCTGCTGAACGCGATCTCGCAGCGGGATTTCCTGCTGCTGCAGGGCATCGTCTTTCTCTTT